The Streptomyces sp. JB150 genomic interval GCCAGGTCGTACAGCTCTCGCTCACCTTCGACCACCGCGTCTGCGACGGCGGCACGGCCGGCGGCTTCCTGCGCTATGTCGCCGACTGCGTCGAACAGCCGGCGGTGCTGCTGCGCACCCTGTGACGCGCGCACCTCTCGTCGTCACCCCTGTCCACATGCTGTGACAGGGGTGGCAACGATCTTCGGGGCGCTCATACTCGGGGCATGACCCCGCACGCGCCCCCACCCGGCACCCACGCCCCGCACGGCGCTGCTTCGGCCGGTGCTGCCTCGCCGGGCGGCGCCCCGGCCGGGGATGCCCCGTACGGCGACGTGCGCGGCGACGCCCCGTACGGCGACGTCCGGTGCGACGCCGTGGTGCTCGCGGGTGGTGCCGCGCGGCGGCTCGGCGGCGCCGACAAGCCCGCCGTGCGGGTGGGCGGCCGACCCCTGCTCGACCGGGTGCTCGCCGCCTGCGCCGAGGCCCGCACCACCGTCGTCGTCGCCGACCCGCGCCCCACCGCCCGCCCGGTGACCTGGGCGCGCGAGGACCCGCCCGGCGCCGGCCCGGTCGCCGCCCTCGACGCCGGACTGCGGCACACCGCCGCCGAGCACGTCGTGGTGCTCTCCGCGGACCTTCCGTTCCTCGGCACGGGCACGGTACGGCGGCTGCGGGCCGCCCTGGCCGCGAGCGGCGCCGAGGGCGCGCTGCTCACCGATGCCGACGGCCGCGACCAGCCGCTCGTCGCCGTCTACCGCACCGGCGCGCTGCGCCGCGAGCTGGCCGCGCTCAGCGCCGCGCACGGCACGCTCACCGGTCTTCCGCTGCGCCGGCTGACCGGCGCGCTCGACCTCATCCGTGTCCCGGACCCGGTCGCCTCCTTCGACTGCGACACCTGGGACGACATCGCCTCCGCAAGGGCACGCATCAGGGAGCATGACTACGTGTTGGATGAATGGATCTCCGCAGTCAAGGACGAGCTGGGCATCGACCTCGACGTCGACACCGGTGTTCTGCTCGACCTGGCCCGCGACGCCGCGCACGGCGTGGCACGCCCCGCGGCCCCGCTGACCACCTTCCTCGTCGGCTATGCCGCCGCCCGCGCGGACGGCGGCCCGGAGGCCGTCGCCGAGGCCGCCCGCAAGGCCGCCGCCCTGGCGCAGCGCTGGGCGGACGAGGACGCCGCGGCCGGATCCGGCACGCGCCCGGACGCCGGATGACCGCCCCCGGCACCCGGGCCGGCGAGGACGCCCACGACCTCGACGTCGAGGAGGCCCTGGCTCTCGTGAAACCGCCTCACCGCCACACCCCTGGCGACCACGTCGCCGCGCGTGGCGATCACGTCCCTGCGCGCGGCGACCACGCCTCCGCGCCCGGGGACCGGGCCTCCTCGCCCGCCCAGGCCCCCTCCCCCGCGCCGCAGAACGCCACCACCGACACCACCGCAGCACAGGGCACCGGCTCCACCGCCTCCGCCCCCCGGCAACACGCCCACCACCGCGCCCACCACCGTGCCACGCCCTGGCCGGAGGCCCGCGCGACGGCCGAACGGGCCGGACGCACCACCCGTGCCGGCGCGGGGGAGACGGGACGATCCCCCGTCACCGTGCCCCTGGACGCGGCCCTCGGCCTGGTCCTCGCCGCTCCGCTGGCGGCGCTCACCGACCTGCCCTCCTTCGACACGTCGGCGATGGACGGCTGGGCCGTCGCCGGCCCCGGCCCCTGGACCCTGCGCGAGGACGGCGTGCTGGCGGGACACGCGCAGCCCGAACGGCTCGCCGACGGTGAGGCCGTCCGCATCGCCACCGGCGCCCGGATCCCGCCGGACACCACGGCGGTCCTGCGCAGCGAGCACGGCCTCACGGACGACAAGGGCCGCCTCCATCCGACCCGGGACCACCTCGGGCACGGCCAGGACATCCGCCCCCGCGCCCAGGAGTGCCGCAGCGGGGACCAGCTGCTGCCCGCCGGCACACCCGTCACCCCCGTCGTCCTCGGACTGGCCGCCGCGGCCGGGTACGACACCCTCACCGTGGTCCCCCGCCCGCGCGTCGACGTCCTCGTCCTCGGCGACGAACTGCTCACCGAAGGCCTGCCGCACGACGGGCTCATCCGCGACGCCCTCGGTCCCATGCTTCCGCCGTGGCTGCGGGCGCTCGGCACCGAGGTCACGGCGGTCCGCCGGATCGGCGACGACGCCGACGCGCTGCACCGTGCGATCACCGACAGCGAGGCGGACCTCGTCGTCACCACCGGCGGCACCGCGGCGGGCCCCGTCGACCACGTCCATCCCACGCTGCACCGCATCGGCGCGCGGCTGCTCGTCGACGGCGTGAAGGTACGCCCCGGCCACCCCATGCTCCTGGCCCGGCTCACCGAGGGCCGGTACCTCGTCGGCCTGCCCGGCAACCCGCTCGCGGCCGTCTCCGGACTGCTCACCCTCGCCGAGCCCCTGCTGCGCGCCCTCGCCGGGCGTGCGGCCCCGGAGCGCTACGCGCTGCCGCTGCGGGACGGAGCCCACGGGCACCCGTACGACACCCGGCTGATCCCCGTCCTCCTGCGCGGTGAGCGTGCCGTGCCGCTGCACTACAACGGCCCGGCGATGCTGCGCGGCGTCGCGGCGGCCGACGCGCTGGCCGTCGTACCGCCGGGCGGGGCGAAACCGGGGCAGGAGACGGAGATCCTGGAACTGCCGTGGGCGACGACCGGGCTCGCCGCGTGTTCCACGTGAAACAACCCGGCTGACGCGCCAACTTCGACCCTTTCGACCCTTTCGACCGCTTGGGGCGATTCGGTCGAGTCGGCCTACTCCGCCCCGTCCATCCCTGGGCGGCTCACCGTGATCAAGTGGTCGCCGGGCTGGAGCTGGGTGTGCCAGCCGGTCGCGTAGTCCAGCCGCTTGCGGTCGCGGATGACGGCGAGCACCAGGTCGCCGCACTCGCGGGGCGTGCGACCGACCTCCTGCGGGGTGACGGTGCGCTCGATGAGGTCCAGGCCGCTGCCCAGGGTCATCAGGTCCTCCAGGGCGCGGGCCGCGGGCGGGCTGGCCATGAAGGTGCCGAGCAGCCGGCCGGCCGAGCTGGAGCTGGTCACCACGGTGTCCGCGCCGCTCTGCTTGAGCAGCGGCACGTTCTCGTCCTCCCGGACGGCCACCACGATCGTCGCGCGCCGGTTCAGCTGGCGCGCGGTGAGGGTGATCAGCGTGGCCGTCTCGTCCCGCTGCGGGGCGACGATCACCTGCGAGGCGCGCTGCAGTTCCGCCTTGAGCAGCGTCTCGGACAGCGTGGCGTCCCCGTTGATCGCCACCAGGCCGTCGTCGCCGGCCGCGGTCACCGCTTTCTGCTGGGCGTCGACGACGACGATCCGGCTCTTGTCGATGCCCTGCCCGACCAGGGTCTGCACGGCGTGGCGGCCCTTCGTGCCGTAGCCGATGAGCACGATGTGGTCCCGGGTCCGGGTGCGCCAGCGGTGGATGCGGACCTGCTGGCGGGTCCGTTCCGTGAGGACCTCCAGGGTGGTGCCGACCAGGATGATCAGGAACAGCACGCGCAGCGGGGTGATGACGAAGATGTTGGTGAGCCGCGCGGCGTCGCTGACCGGGGTGATGTCGCCGTATCCAGTGGTGGAGAGGGTGACGGTGGCGTAGTAGGCCGCGTCGACGAGGTCGACGGCCCCGTCGGAGTTGTCGTTGTAGCCCTCACGGTCGAAGTAGACCAGCACGATGGTGACGACCAGCACCACCAGCGCCATGACCAGGCGTTTGATGACCTGCTGAAGGGGCGGTACGACGGTCTCCGTCGGCATCGTGATGGCGCGGCCCGCCTCCGCGTCGTCGCGTGCCTCCTTGCGCGAGCGGTACCACAGCGCCCGCAGAAGAGCCGCCCTCTTCTGCGGGGAATGCGGTTGTTCGTCGCCCTTCATCGTGAGCCCCCTGTGACGCTGATCCGGACAGTCGGCACCATGGTTCCCGACGAGCGCCCGTCCGTCACAACGCACACCCCTGGAGGCCTGTCTTGCGGGACCACACCGTCGTCGTCGGTTTCGGCACGAAGGGCCGGTCGGCGATCCGTGCCGCTTGCGCCACGGGGCTGCGCAAGGAGCGGGTCGTCGTGGTCGATCCGAGCAACAAGGCGATCGACGCCGCGACGGCCGAAGGCTATGCCGCGGTGCTCGGCGACGCCACCCGCAGCGAGGTGCTGAAGCGCGCCGAGGTGCAGCGGGCGGGCCAGATCATCATCGCCACCCAGCGCGACGACACGGCCGTTCTGGTGGCGCTGACGGCCCGGCAGCTCAACGCCCGGGCGAAGATCGTGGCGGCGGTGCGCGAGGAGGAGAACGCGCCGCTGCTGAAGCAGTCCGGCGCCGACGAGGTGATCACCAGCGCGGGCGCGGCCGGCCGGCTGCTGGGGCTGTCCGTGCTGAGCCCGGCGGCGGGCCGGGTGATGGAGGACCTGATCCGGCAGGGCAGCGGCCTGGACATCGTCGAGCGGCCCGTCACCCGGGCCGAGGTGGGACTGAGCCCGCGGGAGACGCCCGACCTGGTGGTGAGCGTCGTCCGCGGGCACCGGGTGCTCGGCTACGACGACCCGGCCGTAGGCCGGCTGGAGCTGACGGACCGGGTGATCACCGTCGTCCCGGCAGAGGAACAGGAGGAGCGGCCGGGCCTGCCGCCCACCATGGGCCGCTGAGGGCCACCCCGCGGCGGCACCATTCCGAGAGCCGGGCGCCGGGCGTCGACGCAGTGCACCGACCCCCGAGCACCGGCCGCCGAGCGCCGCTCGCCGCCGCAGCGCACCCGGCCCCGAGCCCCGCCGCAGACCGCCTACTTCCGGTTGTACAGCCGCATCGTGACCGGCCCGAAGACCAGCATGAACAGCGCCGCCCACCCCAGCGACCAGGCGATCTCGTCGGCCGGCCAGTCGCCCGCCATCAGACCCCGCACCGCGGACGCCAGATGGGTGACCGGGCTGTTGTTGACGAAGGCCTGCAGCCAGCCCGGCATGGTGCTCGGGTCGACGAACACGTTGGACAGGAAGGTGAGCGGGAAGATCACCATCATGCTGACGCCCATCACCGACTTCTCGGTGCGCAGCAGCAGCCCGAACATCGTCCAGATCCACGAGAACGCGAACGAGAAGACGATCAGCAGCGCGATCCCGGCGGCCACCCCGCCGACCCCGCCGTCCGGGCGGTAGCCGAGGACGATGCCGACGGTCAGCATCACCACGGACGCGATGGTGTAGCGCAGGGCGTCGCCGAGGAGGTAGCCGACCATCGTCGACGGCCGCCAGATGGGCAGCGACCGGAACCGGTCGAAGACGCCCTTCTCGATGTCCGTGTTCACCGAGACCCCGGTGTACATGGTGATCATCACGACCGACATGACGAGGATGCCCGGCAGCAGGAACTGGATGTACTCCTTCGGCGACCCGGCGAGCGCGCCACCGAACAGGTACGTGTACATCAGCACCATCATGATCGGGAACGCGGTGACGTCGAAGAGCTGCTCGGGAACGTGCTTGATCTTCAGCACGGCCCGCCAGCCGAACGTCAGCGAGGCCGACCAGGCGCTGGGCCGCGGTGGGCGCTCCTTCGCCACCAGCAGCGCGGCCAGCGACTCGGCGCTGACGGGGGCGAGGTCCTTGGTCTCCGTGGTCGTCGCGGTGCTCATGCCGCCACCTCGTCCTTCTCGTCCTTGTCGTCCGTCTCGCCCTCGGCGCTCGCGCCGTCCGCGGTGTGGGTGTCGTGTCCGGTCAGGGCGAGGAACACCTCGTCCAGGCTGGGCTGGCCCAGCGAGAAGTTGTCGACGGTGACGCCGGCGCGGGCCAGCTCGCCGAGCGCCCGCGCGGCCTGCTCGGCCGCCGTGTCGTCGCTCGCCGCCCGGCCCAGCCGGGCGGTCAGCGCCACCGGGTCGTGCTCCTGTTGCACCTGCGCGTCCAGCGTGCGGCGCAGTACGTCCGCCGCGAGCGGCCGCTGCTCGGCGTCCCGCACCCGCAGATGCACGGACCCGGCGCCGACGGACGCCTTCAGCTCGCCCTTGGTGCCCTCGGCGATCACCCGCCCGCGGTCGATGACGGCGATCCGGGACGCCAGCTGGTCGGCCTCGTCCAGATACTGCGTGGTGAGCAGCACCGTCGTGCCCTGGGCGACGACCGCGCGGACGATGTCCCACACCTGGTTGCGGCTGCGCGGGTCGAGCCCGGTGGTCGGCTCGTCGAGGAAGAGCAGGTCCGGGGTGTTCAGGATGGACGCGGCGATGTCGATGCGCCGCCGCATGCCGCCGGAGTAGTTCTTGATCTGCTTGCCGGCCGCCTCGGTCAGCCCGAACGCCTCCAGCAGCTGCGCGGCACGCTCCCGGGCCGCCTTCTTGCCGTGCCCGAGCAGCCGGCCCAGCAGGACCAGGTTCTCGGTGCCGGTCAGGTCCTCGTCGACCGAGGCGTACTGGCCGGTCAGGCTGACCCGTCCGCGCACCTCGTCGGCCGCGTGGACCACGTCGTGGCCGAAGACCCGGGCCTCGCCGCCGTCGGGGCGCAGCAGCGTGGCGAGCATCTTCACGGTGGTCGTCTTCCCGGCGCCGTTCGGACCGAGGACGCCGTAGACCGTGCCGGTGGGGACGGCGAGGTCGACGCCGTCGACGGCCCTGGTCTCGCCGAACGTCTTCACCAGGCCCGCGGTCTCGATGGCCAGGCCGGCGGTGTGCTGGCTCATATGGGGTGTCCTTCCGCGTACTCGGATTACGCAGGGGAAGACCTCCACCGTCGCCCAAACTCATCGCTCACGCATACGGATTCTCGCCCGCCCCCGTCCCCGCCCCGCCCCACGACCGAGGAGTAGCGTCCCCCTCATGCATGCGATCACGATTCCCGAACCCGGCGGTCCCGAGGTGCTGACCTGGGCCGAGGTCCCGGATCCGGAGGCCGGCGAGGGCGAGGTCCTGGTCGAGGTGGCGGCGAGCGCCGTCAACCGCGCCGACATCCTCCAGCGGCAGGGCCATTACGCGCCCCCGCCCGGCGCGTCCCCCTACCCCGGCCTGGAGTGCTCCGGGCGGATCGCCGCCCTCGGCACGGGTGTCGGGGGCTGGTCCGTCGGTGACGAGGTGTGCGCGCTGCTCGCGGGCGGCGGTTACGCCGAGAAGGTGGTCGTGCCCGCCGGACAGCTGCTGCCGGTGCCCGGGAAGGTGGCCCTGCACGAGGCCGCCGCGCTGCCCGAGGTGACCTGCACCGTCTGGTCGAACGTCTTCATGGTCGCCCATCTGCGGCCCGGCGAGACGCTGCTGGTGCACGGCGGGTCCAGCGGCATCGGCACGATGGCGATCCAGCTCGGCAAGGCCGTCGGGGCGAGGGTCGCGGTCACCGCGGGCACGAAGGAGAAGCTGGAGCGCTGCGCCGAGCTGGGCGCGGACATCCTGATCGACTACCGGGAGCAGGACTTCGTCGCCGAGATCAAGAGGGCCACCGGCGGCGCGGGCGCCGACGTCATCCTCGACAACATGGGCGCCAAGTACCTCGACCGCAACGTCAAGGCGCTCGCCGTCAACGGCCGGCTCGCGATCATCGGCATGCAGGGCGGCGTCAAGGGCGAGCTGAACATCGGTGCGCTGCTCGCCAAGCGCGCCGCCATCACCGCGACCTCGCTGCGCGCGCGCCCGCTCGACGAGAAGGCGGCGATCGTGGCGGCCGTACGCGAGCACGTGTGGCCGCTGTTCGACGCCGGGCACGTCCGGCCGGTCGTCGACCGCGAGGTCCCGATGCGCGAGGCGGCCACCGGGCATCGCCTGGTCGAGGAGAGCGGCCACATCGGAAAGGTCCTGCTGGTCACCGGGTGACCGCCGGGCCGGCCGCTCAGACCTGACCGCGCCGTACCCGCAGCCCGACGAAGGCGAGCCCGAGCCCCAGTCCGATCAGCACCATCCCGGACCCCAGCGGCAGGATCCGCAGCACGGGCTCGCCGCGCCGCCGCTCCGCGACGACCGCCTCCGGCGGCAGCGGGTCCGAGACCGGCTCCACCGGCGCCCGTGTCGCCGCCGGAGCCGTCGTCGGCTCCACCGGCACCTCGTCCCGCCCCGGCCGCTCCCGCCCCTCGGCCGCGGGATTGCCGGCCCGACTGGGCCCGGGCGGCTCACCGGCGACGGCGGGAAGCGCGGATCCCGGGGCACTCACGTAAGCCGTCGCCTTCGGCCCGAAGGCAGGCGCGTACGTTCCCACGCCCGCTCCCCTCGAAGCGGCGGCCCGGATCGTCGACACACGCTCGTCCGTCGATACCGCCCCGTCCGTCGAAACGACGGCGTACGTCGCTACGGAGCCGTACGACGAGACGGTTCCGTACGTCGAAACACCGGCGTACGACGAAACGCCGTCGTACGACGAAACGCGCCCGTACGACGACACGCGCCCGTACGCCGCCCCACCCGCGCGCGCTGACCCACCCCCGTACGCCACCCCACTCGCGCCTGACGCGCCCCACGGACACGACGGACTCACCCCATACGACACACCACCCCCCGACAGGACCAGAACTCCGCCCAGTCCCGCCGCGCCCAGCGTCCGCAGCCATGCAGTCACGCAGCAAGCCTCACATCCACGACAGATCCCGGCATTCCGGATGCCGCCAGCCGGTTGGTGACACCGGGCAATTCAGTGCGCGTCGCGGGTGGGAGACAATGACCACATGGAGATGCCGAGGAACGAAAGGTCGCCGGAGAACTCCCAGCGGATCCTGGTCGTGGGCCAGGACGGCATGGCGCTCGGTGGCGGCGGTGGAGACGAGGACTCCCACGAGACCCCGGTGACGGACATGGTCGAGCAGCCGGCGAAGGTCATGCGGATCGGCAGCATGATCAAGCAGCTGCTGGAGGAGGTGCGGGCGGCGCCTCTGGACGAGGCCAGCCGGGTCCGGCTGAAGGAGATCCACGCCAGCTCGGTGAAGGAGCTGGAGGACGGTCTGGCTCCCGAGCTCGTCGAGGAGCTGGAGCGGCTCTCCCTGCCGTTCACGGACGAAGCGACCCCCTCCGACGCGGAACTGCGCATCGCGCAGGCCCAGCTGGTGGGCTGGCTGGAAGGCCTCTTCCACGGGATCCAGACGACCCTGTTCGCCCAGCAGATGGCCGCGCGCGCCCAGCTGGAGCAGATGCGCCGCGCCCTGCCCCCGGGCGTCGTCCACGAGGGCCACGACGACCACCACACGGGAGGACGCCAGGGCGGGCCGTACCTGTAGCGCCGGGGATCGGATCCGCAGCCGTACGACGGGAGAAGGGCCCGGCATCCGCCGGGCCCTTCCGCATGTCTCGCGCTCCGTCAGGCCGCCGCGGGGTTGCCCGTCGAGACGTACAGCTGGATCTCTATCTTCCCGGTGGGATCGACGTCTGTGCCCGCGGCGGGGAACTGGCTCATGACCGTGCCGTCGCCGTAGGTGTTCTCGTCCTGGTGCACGATCTTCTTCTGCCAGCCCGCGGCCTTCAGGCACTCCTGGACCGACTTGATGTTCTTGAACTGGAAGTCTGGGATCTTGATCTTCTCGGGATCGTTGAGCGATTCCTCGGGCTCGGTGCACTCCGTGCTGTCGATCGTCCGGGAGGTGTCCGGCCCCCGGTACCCCGGCTTCTTCGTCGTCGTGGCCGTCGGGGACGTGTCGCCGCCCTTGCTCTGGGGGTCGTCGCCGCCGTTGTTCAGGGTCAGTGCGGCGATCAGGCCGCCGACCGCGAGGACCGCGACGATCGCGGAGCCGATGATCACCGGCTTGTTGCTCCGGCCGCCGCCCGGGCCCGGCGAGGCGGCGGACGGCTGCGGGGAGATGGTGTACGGCGCCGGGGTCGACGGCGCCTGCCCGCCCCCGTACGGGGACGGCGTCGGGTATCCGCCGCCCTGCTGCGGATAGCCGTACGACGGCTGGGGCGCCGGCGTCGGCGTGCCGTACGGGTTCGGGGACGGCGTCGGCTGGTACGGGGTCTGGACGCCGCTCACGGGCGCCGGGGCGGCCTGGTCGACCGGCGGGAACACCGCGGAGCCCACGCCCGCGCCGCTCTGCGTCGGCGTGCCCGGCACGATGCTCGGCGGGGCCGCCTGGAAGGACGCCGCCACCCGCAGGCACTCGTCCCGCATGGCCACGGCCGTCGGGAAGCGCTCGTTCGGATTCTTCTTCAGCGCGCGGGCGATCAGCGCGTCCACGGCCGGCGGCAGCGAGCGGTTGATGGAGGACGCGGCGACCGGCTCCTCCTGCACGTGCGCGTACGCGATCGCCAGCGGCGAGTCCGCGTCGAACGGCAGCCGCCCGGTGACGAGCTGGAAGAGCATGATGCCGACCGAGTACAGGTCGGAGCGGGCGTCGACACCGCGGCCGAGGGCCTGTTCCGGGGACAGGTACTGCGGGGTGCCGACGACCATGCCGGTCTGCGTCATCGAGGTCACGCCGGACTGCATGGCCCGCGCGATGCCGAAGTCCATCACCTTGACGACGTTGCGCTTCGTCACCATGACGTTGCCCGGCTTGATGTCGCGGTGGACCAGGCCCATCTCGTGGCTGATCTCCAGGGCCGCGAGCACGTCCGCGGTGACCTTGAGCGCCTTGTCGGCGGGCATCGCGCCGAACTGGCGGATGTCCTCCTCCAGTACGGACCCCAGCGGGCGGCCCTCGACGTACTCCATGACGATGTACGGCGTCGTCATGCCGTCCACGTCGTCCTCGCCGGTGTCGAACACCGAGACGATGTTGGTGTGCGTGAGCTTCGCCACCGCCTGCGCCTCGCGGCGGAACCGCTCGCGGAACGCCTGCTCGCGGCCCAGTTCGGTGTGCAGCGTCTTGATCGCGACCTGCCGGTCGAGCACGCTGTCGTAGGCGAGGTGGACGGAGGCCATGCCGCCCTGGCCCAGCAGATCACGCAGCTGGTAGCGGCCGCCGGCGAGCGAGCGCCCCGCGTACCGGCCCTGTGCGCCGTCCTGGCTCATGATCCGTATCCCCCGCTGTAGGCCTTCAGGCGCCGTTGATCGACAGTGCTATTCCCGGCCAAGTCTGCCCCAGGGCACTGACACGTCAAGCTCGGTGCCCGTTCCGTGACCGTACGCGAAAGAAGCGTCGCGGAAGCGTTACAGCGGTCGTACGGGCGGTACACAGGATTTGCACGACCGCGCGGACGCACGGTTTCATGGCCGGTCCGTCTCGTGCCGGTCGTGGCGCCCGTCCCGGACCGGCGGCTTGCGCGAAGGCTGTAGCGTGGCCGACGGAGACCGTAACAACACCGCGCGCACCGCGGGCAGAAACGACGGCGAGGACTGATGGCACAGCAGCAGCGCGCTCAGGGCCCGTCCGACCCCGAGGCGACTGGCGGCGGGATGTCAGATGCGCCGGAACTGTGGGGTAATGGCGGACTGGTCGGGGACGGCCGATATCGGCTGACCCACCGGCTCGGCCGGGGCGGCATGGCCGAGGTGTTCGCGGCCGAGGACGTACGTCTCGGCCGCACCGTGGCGGTGAAGCTGCTGCGGGCCGACCTCGCCGAGGACCCGGTCTCCAAGGCCCGCTTCACGCGCGAGGCGCAGTCCGTGGCCGGCCTCAACCACCACGCGATCGTCGCCGTGTACGACTCCGGCGAGGACGTCGTGGGCGGCCAGTCCGTGCCGTACATCGTGATGGAGCTGGTCGAGGGCCGCACCATCCGCGATCTGCTGCACAACGCCGAGGCGCCCGGCCCCGAGCAGGCGCTGATCATCGTCTCGGGCGTCCTGGAGGCGCTGGCCTACTCGCACCAGCACGGCATCGTGCACCGCGACATCAAGCCCGCGAACGTCATCATCACGCACAACGGCGCCGTGAAGGTGATGGACTTCGGCATCGCGCGCGCCCTGCACGGGGCGTCGACGACGATGACGCAGACCGGCATGGTCATGGGTACCCCGCAGTACCTCTCCCCGGAGCAGGCGCTCGGCAAGGCCGTCGACCACCGCTCCGACCTGTACGCGACCGGCTGTCTGCTCTACGAACTGCTCGCGCTGCGCCCGCCGTTCGTCGGCGAGACCCCGCTGTCGGTGGTCTACCAGCACGTCCAGGACATCCCGACGCCGCCCTCCGAGGTCTCCGACGGCGCCCCGCCGGAGCTGGACGGCCTCGTCATGCGCTCGCTCGCCAAGGAGCCCGACGACCGCTTCCAGACCGCCGAGGAGATGCGCGGTCTGGTGCAGTACGCCCTCCAGATGCTGTACGAGCAGGGCGGCCACACGGGCACCTGGAACACCGGCCCGGTCGAGACCCACGACGGGCGGCACACCCCGGCGGCGGGCATGGCCGGTACGGCCGTGCTGCCGCACCCCGTGGACGCCTCCGGCACCACCCAGATCCCGCAGCAGATCCTGCCGAACTACGGCGGCGGCCGGGACGACGGCGGCTTCGAGGGGCACGGCAACCAGGGCAGCGGGCGCGGCAAGCTGTGGATCCTGGCCGTCCTCGCGGTGATCGCCGTGGTGGCGGGTGTCGCGCTGGCCCTCAACAACGACGAGACGAAGGAGCCCGGCACCGGCAACTCGCCGAAGCCGACGGTCACCAAGAGCACCGGCGACAAGACGCCGGAGGAGACGCCGAGCGACGACGCGTCGCAGGATTCCCCGGACCCCTCCACCGGGGACGACTCGGGCAGCGGAGGCGGCGGCTGGGGCGGCTACAACCCGACGCCGACCCCGTCGTACAGCCCCTCCCAGTCCTTCACCGACGACCCGACGGCCCCGCCGACGAACACCGCGCCGACCGGCACCGGCGGCACGGACACCGGCGGCACGGACACCGGCGGGACCGAGAACGGCGGGACCGAGAACGGTGGCACGGACACCGGCGGCACGGAGAACGGCGGGACCGAGAACGGCGGCACGAACACCGGGGGCACGGAGAACGGCGGTACGGACGCGGGCGTGATCGGGGGCGCCGACGGGGGCGGCGGCGTCTGAGCCGCGGGCCGCAAGCCGCCGGCCGTGAGCCGGCGGCGGCCCCGCGCGGACGTCGCTCCACGAGCCGTCCGGAGTGACCCGCGCGGCACGTCACTCCACGAACGCCCCGCACACCGCGTCGTACTCCCGCGTCCACCACACCGCCAGGGCCGAGGCGGCCGGGAACTGGGGGTCCGCGCGGGTGTCGCCGCGCTCGTAGTGCCAGCGCAGCATCCAGAAGTCGTTGAGGCGCTCCCACCACACCCGGTGCACGGCCGCCGCCAGCTCCGAGGGGGTGGCCTGGGCGGCGCGCCGGTACGCGCGCGCGTACGCCCGCACCTTCGGCAGGTGCAGGGTCCCGGCGGGCTGCACGAAGAAGATCGCGGCGGCGCGTACGGCCTCCTCCGCGCGGGGCTGGACGCCCAGCCGGTCCCAGTCGACGATCGCGGCCGGGGCGTCGCCCCGGTAGAGCACGTTGAACGGGTGGAAGTCCCCGTGCACCCAGCCCACCGAGCCACCGCGCGGGGGCCGGCGGTCCGCGTGCCGCTCCAGCAGCGCGCGCCGCTCCAGGAGCCGGTGGCGGGCGAGTTCGTCGAAGGAGTCGGCTGGCCGGTGCCGGCGCACGCGCGCGAGGAGGTCGTCGATCAGGTCGAAGGTGTCGGCGGGGTCGGCGCTCTCCACCGGGTGCGGGTGCTTCGCCGGGGGCGTGCGCCCCTTGGGCGGCATCACGCGCTCCAGGCCGGCGTGCACGGCCCCCAGCAGCGCCCCCAGCCGGGCGCACTGGCCGGTGGTGAGCTGGCCACCGTGCCGGTGCCGGCCGTCGATCCAGGGGTGCAGGGCGTACGCGTGCCCGCCGACGACCGCGACCGTGCGCCCGTCCCGCCCGGCCAGCGGCGGGGCGACGGGCACCCCCAGGTCGGCCAGCCGCTGGGTGGCGCGGTGCCGGCGCTCGATGGCCGCGGGGTCGGCGGTGTCGGGGTCGAAGTGGTGCTTGAGGAAGTAGCGGCCGCGCGTGGTGCACAGCCGGTAGCCGCGGTTCAGCAGCCCCTGGTCGACCGGCACACAGGTGAGGGCGGATCCCGCG includes:
- a CDS encoding NAD(P)H-quinone oxidoreductase is translated as MHAITIPEPGGPEVLTWAEVPDPEAGEGEVLVEVAASAVNRADILQRQGHYAPPPGASPYPGLECSGRIAALGTGVGGWSVGDEVCALLAGGGYAEKVVVPAGQLLPVPGKVALHEAAALPEVTCTVWSNVFMVAHLRPGETLLVHGGSSGIGTMAIQLGKAVGARVAVTAGTKEKLERCAELGADILIDYREQDFVAEIKRATGGAGADVILDNMGAKYLDRNVKALAVNGRLAIIGMQGGVKGELNIGALLAKRAAITATSLRARPLDEKAAIVAAVREHVWPLFDAGHVRPVVDREVPMREAATGHRLVEESGHIGKVLLVTG
- a CDS encoding bacterial proteasome activator family protein produces the protein MEMPRNERSPENSQRILVVGQDGMALGGGGGDEDSHETPVTDMVEQPAKVMRIGSMIKQLLEEVRAAPLDEASRVRLKEIHASSVKELEDGLAPELVEELERLSLPFTDEATPSDAELRIAQAQLVGWLEGLFHGIQTTLFAQQMAARAQLEQMRRALPPGVVHEGHDDHHTGGRQGGPYL
- a CDS encoding protein kinase; this encodes MSQDGAQGRYAGRSLAGGRYQLRDLLGQGGMASVHLAYDSVLDRQVAIKTLHTELGREQAFRERFRREAQAVAKLTHTNIVSVFDTGEDDVDGMTTPYIVMEYVEGRPLGSVLEEDIRQFGAMPADKALKVTADVLAALEISHEMGLVHRDIKPGNVMVTKRNVVKVMDFGIARAMQSGVTSMTQTGMVVGTPQYLSPEQALGRGVDARSDLYSVGIMLFQLVTGRLPFDADSPLAIAYAHVQEEPVAASSINRSLPPAVDALIARALKKNPNERFPTAVAMRDECLRVAASFQAAPPSIVPGTPTQSGAGVGSAVFPPVDQAAPAPVSGVQTPYQPTPSPNPYGTPTPAPQPSYGYPQQGGGYPTPSPYGGGQAPSTPAPYTISPQPSAASPGPGGGRSNKPVIIGSAIVAVLAVGGLIAALTLNNGGDDPQSKGGDTSPTATTTKKPGYRGPDTSRTIDSTECTEPEESLNDPEKIKIPDFQFKNIKSVQECLKAAGWQKKIVHQDENTYGDGTVMSQFPAAGTDVDPTGKIEIQLYVSTGNPAAA
- a CDS encoding protein kinase, yielding MAQQQRAQGPSDPEATGGGMSDAPELWGNGGLVGDGRYRLTHRLGRGGMAEVFAAEDVRLGRTVAVKLLRADLAEDPVSKARFTREAQSVAGLNHHAIVAVYDSGEDVVGGQSVPYIVMELVEGRTIRDLLHNAEAPGPEQALIIVSGVLEALAYSHQHGIVHRDIKPANVIITHNGAVKVMDFGIARALHGASTTMTQTGMVMGTPQYLSPEQALGKAVDHRSDLYATGCLLYELLALRPPFVGETPLSVVYQHVQDIPTPPSEVSDGAPPELDGLVMRSLAKEPDDRFQTAEEMRGLVQYALQMLYEQGGHTGTWNTGPVETHDGRHTPAAGMAGTAVLPHPVDASGTTQIPQQILPNYGGGRDDGGFEGHGNQGSGRGKLWILAVLAVIAVVAGVALALNNDETKEPGTGNSPKPTVTKSTGDKTPEETPSDDASQDSPDPSTGDDSGSGGGGWGGYNPTPTPSYSPSQSFTDDPTAPPTNTAPTGTGGTDTGGTDTGGTENGGTENGGTDTGGTENGGTENGGTNTGGTENGGTDAGVIGGADGGGGV
- a CDS encoding phosphotransferase encodes the protein MTHAPPLSALLRQYGAGSALTCVPVDQGLLNRGYRLCTTRGRYFLKHHFDPDTADPAAIERRHRATQRLADLGVPVAPPLAGRDGRTVAVVGGHAYALHPWIDGRHRHGGQLTTGQCARLGALLGAVHAGLERVMPPKGRTPPAKHPHPVESADPADTFDLIDDLLARVRRHRPADSFDELARHRLLERRALLERHADRRPPRGGSVGWVHGDFHPFNVLYRGDAPAAIVDWDRLGVQPRAEEAVRAAAIFFVQPAGTLHLPKVRAYARAYRRAAQATPSELAAAVHRVWWERLNDFWMLRWHYERGDTRADPQFPAASALAVWWTREYDAVCGAFVE